In a single window of the Melissococcus plutonius ATCC 35311 genome:
- a CDS encoding HdeD family acid-resistance protein — protein MYEQRRGFNWGSLILGILFIGTSLMAFSDPTGNLLTIVLVFAIFAILKGVIEIFVRNRFNKLSSYRSYAPIIRGVIDIFIGIFFLFNLGIGVALLPYVFAIWFLVDSILGLFMLEFARTMGNAFYWFYLITDILGIFLGILLLYHPITSVLTLSFLVGFYFMLFGITEIVSAFR, from the coding sequence ATGTATGAACAAAGAAGAGGATTCAATTGGGGGTCATTAATCTTAGGTATCTTGTTTATTGGAACCTCACTTATGGCTTTTAGTGATCCAACAGGTAATTTACTAACTATTGTATTGGTATTTGCAATATTTGCTATTTTGAAAGGCGTTATTGAGATTTTTGTTAGAAATCGTTTCAATAAATTGTCTAGTTATAGATCCTATGCACCTATTATCCGAGGTGTTATTGATATCTTTATAGGCATTTTCTTCTTATTTAATTTGGGGATTGGTGTTGCCTTATTGCCTTATGTATTTGCCATCTGGTTTTTAGTGGATTCTATTCTAGGATTATTTATGCTAGAATTTGCTAGAACGATGGGAAATGCCTTTTATTGGTTCTATTTGATTACAGACATTCTAGGTATTTTCTTAGGAATTTTATTACTATATCATCCAATTACTTCAGTCTTAACATTAAGCTTTTTAGTTGGTTTTTATTTTATGTTATTTGGGATTACAGAAATCGTTTCTGCCTTTAGATAA
- a CDS encoding glycoside hydrolase family 2 TIM barrel-domain containing protein, which produces MQTFMIKNWKFKLEENQNAWQKDFFDENWEDITVPHDWSIQQEFSKTNASGTGYLAGGIAWYRTHILLEKIELTKKIIQLCFEGVYKNADIWVNGYHLGYRPSGYSSIYHDITEIISLRPDNDLVIAVRVDHSEIADSRWYNGSGITRPVKLEVVEEVFLDRYAITFTTEQIINNEAKISLEAFITNASNHEQKIKMIPTLHHKKMVDFHFDEKSLTISSGEKQKVTFQGTIKNPRLWCPDSPNLYQLNVQLEMMGNTIVYSKNVGIRTCLFDANQGFSINGQSLKLKGVCLHEDAGCFGTAVPTVVWLRRLLKLKKMGCNAIRMAHNPHAQNLYDLCDSLGFLVIDEAFDEWENPKNKWWQGHNVYPPKFEGYAKDFSVWYKKDLADMIERNKNHPSIIAWSIGNELDYPNDPYANTLVKQMIGNNDENKPEKEQGFNPNRPDTRYLTSIAKKLSDLCHQLDKTRPVTLAIAFPELSTQTGLLDPLDLIGYNYKEEYYAKDHKRFPGKPFIGSENSHKYSNWLAVLENEYISGQFLWTGIDYLGEAKGWPLHGSDAGLLTLAGFEKNNYYLRQSWWSQALMVKLFTRLGSSEMTDSSERVPVYRKWNYEMGDEVEVRCYTNGDTVQLMNDGQEVPLTFKKEKGYYQAKTIFEGEDLIVTAKSKDQTETDRLSAQGEAQRLMATNWQNEGAINCLKQQGIELEEEIYQIELEWVDSSNERTMDEKIILFKGEGCQLLGFENGDLSDNTAYTENWRRSYDGQLICYLKIIDSYAKATFTAKSFKPLELEFKEKQLLTKL; this is translated from the coding sequence ATGCAAACATTTATGATAAAAAATTGGAAGTTCAAATTAGAAGAGAATCAAAATGCTTGGCAAAAAGATTTTTTTGATGAAAATTGGGAAGATATTACAGTTCCGCATGATTGGAGTATCCAGCAAGAATTTAGTAAAACAAATGCTAGTGGCACAGGATACCTTGCAGGCGGTATTGCTTGGTATCGTACACATATTTTATTAGAAAAAATCGAATTGACTAAAAAAATTATTCAATTATGTTTTGAAGGCGTATATAAAAATGCAGATATTTGGGTAAATGGCTACCATCTAGGTTATCGACCATCTGGTTACAGTTCTATTTATCATGATATCACAGAAATTATTTCACTAAGACCGGATAATGATTTAGTGATTGCCGTTCGGGTTGATCATTCAGAAATCGCCGATTCACGTTGGTATAATGGTTCAGGCATTACTCGACCTGTTAAGTTGGAAGTTGTAGAAGAAGTATTTTTAGATCGCTATGCTATCACCTTTACAACAGAACAGATTATAAATAACGAAGCAAAAATTAGTTTGGAAGCATTTATAACCAATGCAAGTAATCATGAACAAAAAATAAAAATGATACCAACATTACATCATAAAAAAATGGTTGATTTTCATTTTGATGAAAAATCTCTAACTATTTCGTCAGGTGAGAAACAAAAGGTGACTTTTCAAGGTACAATCAAGAATCCTCGACTTTGGTGTCCAGATTCACCGAACCTGTATCAATTAAATGTACAGTTAGAAATGATGGGAAATACAATTGTGTATTCTAAAAATGTTGGTATTCGGACCTGTTTGTTTGATGCAAATCAGGGATTTTCAATAAATGGACAATCGCTTAAGTTAAAAGGGGTTTGCTTACATGAAGATGCTGGTTGTTTTGGTACAGCAGTACCTACTGTTGTCTGGTTACGTCGATTATTAAAACTGAAGAAAATGGGATGCAATGCTATTCGAATGGCACATAATCCACATGCACAGAATCTCTATGATCTATGTGATAGTTTGGGTTTTTTAGTCATTGATGAAGCTTTTGATGAATGGGAAAATCCAAAAAACAAATGGTGGCAAGGACACAATGTTTATCCGCCTAAATTTGAAGGCTATGCAAAAGATTTTTCTGTTTGGTATAAAAAAGATTTAGCAGATATGATTGAACGCAATAAAAATCATCCGTCAATCATTGCTTGGAGTATTGGAAATGAATTGGATTATCCGAATGATCCATATGCCAATACACTGGTTAAACAAATGATTGGAAATAATGACGAAAATAAACCAGAAAAGGAACAAGGCTTTAATCCTAATCGTCCAGATACACGTTATCTAACCTCAATTGCAAAAAAACTGAGTGATCTATGCCATCAATTAGACAAAACAAGACCAGTTACTTTAGCGATTGCTTTTCCTGAACTGTCTACACAAACAGGACTTCTTGATCCTTTAGACCTAATTGGCTATAACTACAAAGAAGAATATTATGCAAAAGACCATAAGCGATTTCCAGGTAAACCTTTTATTGGTAGTGAGAATAGTCATAAATATTCTAATTGGTTAGCTGTGCTAGAAAATGAATATATTTCTGGACAATTTCTCTGGACAGGTATTGATTATTTAGGAGAGGCAAAAGGTTGGCCACTTCATGGCTCAGATGCAGGGTTATTAACATTAGCGGGCTTTGAAAAAAATAATTATTATTTAAGACAGAGCTGGTGGTCACAAGCACTAATGGTCAAATTATTTACCCGATTAGGTTCTTCTGAAATGACTGATTCTTCTGAAAGAGTACCCGTTTATCGAAAGTGGAATTACGAAATGGGCGATGAGGTAGAAGTAAGATGCTATACAAATGGTGATACCGTCCAATTAATGAATGATGGACAGGAAGTTCCTTTAACTTTTAAAAAAGAGAAGGGCTATTATCAAGCAAAAACCATATTTGAAGGGGAGGATTTAATTGTCACTGCTAAAAGCAAAGATCAAACGGAAACTGACAGATTAAGTGCACAGGGTGAAGCACAGAGATTAATGGCAACCAATTGGCAAAATGAAGGTGCTATTAACTGCTTAAAACAACAAGGGATTGAGCTTGAAGAGGAGATTTATCAAATAGAACTTGAATGGGTCGATAGTAGTAATGAGCGAACAATGGATGAGAAAATTATTTTATTCAAGGGAGAAGGCTGTCAATTGCTAGGGTTTGAAAATGGTGATTTATCAGATAATACAGCCTATACAGAAAATTGGCGTCGTAGTTATGATGGTCAACTCATTTGTTATCTAAAAATTATCGATTCATATGCGAAAGCAACATTCACAGCAAAAAGTTTTAAACCATTAGAGTTAGAATTTAAAGAGAAACAACTTTTAACAAAATTATAA
- a CDS encoding glycoside hydrolase — protein MNPENQYQKISSFGASGAWWAKDVGGWIDQEGDQTKRDKIAQLLFDTKDRIGFSSYRYNLGAGSADTNNSPKITDPWRKAENFEKAPKQYDWTKDKNAQYMLNQAVNYGIKDIYLFANSPLERLTKNGIAYGSNINGSTSNLAKENYQEFADYLLDVTEHFIKQGIPVTSLSPINEPQWEWTSGQEGCHYNPKEMVDFAKFIYKEKEKRKTLQQLEISVPELGEWMNSSQNYYQAMASDTEFM, from the coding sequence TTGAATCCTGAAAATCAATATCAAAAAATAAGTAGTTTTGGTGCAAGTGGCGCTTGGTGGGCAAAAGATGTTGGTGGTTGGATAGATCAGGAAGGAGATCAAACAAAACGAGATAAAATCGCTCAACTGTTATTTGATACAAAGGACAGAATTGGCTTTTCTTCCTATCGGTATAACTTGGGGGCAGGAAGTGCAGATACTAATAATAGTCCTAAAATAACAGATCCTTGGCGCAAGGCAGAAAATTTTGAAAAAGCACCAAAGCAGTATGATTGGACAAAAGATAAAAACGCACAATACATGTTAAACCAAGCAGTGAACTATGGAATTAAAGATATTTATTTATTTGCAAATAGCCCACTTGAACGTTTGACAAAAAATGGAATCGCTTATGGTTCAAATATTAATGGAAGTACAAGTAATTTAGCAAAAGAAAATTATCAAGAGTTTGCTGATTATTTATTAGATGTTACAGAACATTTTATTAAACAAGGAATACCGGTCACAAGTTTATCTCCAATCAATGAACCACAATGGGAATGGACAAGTGGCCAAGAAGGTTGCCATTATAATCCAAAAGAAATGGTTGATTTTGCAAAATTTATTTATAAGGAAAAAGAAAAAAGAAAAACATTACAACAACTTGAAATTTCAGTACCTGAACTTGGTGAATGGATGAATTCAAGCCAAAATTATTATCAAGCAATGGCAAGTGATACAGAATTTATGTAG
- a CDS encoding endo-1,4-beta-xylanase, translated as MSNFLFVYFTGEHEMGEQVYFSISKDGKNFKDLNKGQPVLISNINKKGVRDPFILKHPKKNHFYLIATDLKIGSEGDWHTAQNAGSKDIIIWETDDLINWSNPRAVTVGLPEAGNVWAPEAIYDTDKEAFFVFWASKINGKHRIYGSHTV; from the coding sequence ATGTCAAATTTTTTATTTGTATACTTTACTGGAGAACATGAAATGGGCGAACAGGTTTATTTTAGTATTAGCAAGGATGGTAAAAATTTCAAAGATTTAAATAAAGGACAACCAGTATTAATCAGTAATATCAACAAAAAAGGCGTACGTGATCCATTTATCTTGAAACATCCAAAAAAGAATCATTTTTACCTGATTGCTACTGATTTAAAAATTGGGTCTGAAGGTGACTGGCATACTGCACAGAATGCTGGAAGTAAAGATATTATTATTTGGGAAACAGATGATTTAATAAATTGGAGTAATCCTCGGGCGGTAACAGTAGGATTGCCAGAGGCAGGAAATGTTTGGGCACCAGAAGCTATTTATGATACGGATAAGGAGGCATTCTTTGTCTTTTGGGCATCTAAGATCAATGGAAAACATAGAATTTATGGTAGTCATACCGTTTGA
- a CDS encoding glycoside hydrolase has protein sequence MTEWTEMVNGKDTSMKSALTLANQIHEDLTLLDVTTWQYWIAVSCYDYHDGLIYVDLNNHNVEPAKRLWSMGNFSKFIRPGAKRFEVTVNDDQINTVGFIDEKTNQKIIICINNRSKDSTIELPEGTVAKSAYVTSENSDLKQVLNQESTKVTLSGASVTTLICN, from the coding sequence ATGACTGAATGGACAGAAATGGTTAATGGAAAAGATACTAGCATGAAATCTGCTTTAACCCTGGCTAATCAAATTCATGAAGATTTAACACTTTTAGATGTTACAACCTGGCAATATTGGATTGCTGTAAGTTGTTATGATTATCACGATGGATTAATTTATGTAGATTTAAACAATCACAATGTCGAACCTGCTAAAAGACTTTGGTCAATGGGTAATTTCAGTAAATTTATTCGACCAGGGGCAAAACGCTTTGAAGTAACCGTGAATGATGATCAAATAAATACAGTCGGTTTTATCGATGAAAAAACAAATCAAAAAATCATTATCTGTATTAATAATCGTTCAAAAGATAGTACGATTGAGCTACCTGAAGGGACAGTTGCTAAAAGTGCTTATGTGACATCAGAAAATTCTGATTTAAAACAAGTTTTAAATCAGGAATCTACTAAAGTAACTTTATCCGGTGCTTCTGTTACAACTCTAATTTGTAATTAA